A single region of the Anaerolineales bacterium genome encodes:
- a CDS encoding GNAT family N-acetyltransferase: protein MLHIVRPWEQIDNDVLTVFYADCAAHDGILAVPPPPFSELIDQLSVRTVCLTTEGGTICAAGYARVGETTATLFGAVHPTWRKRGLGRALIAALEDAAQRPMLHVRSEALHPDAERLFAACGYRKDFSEFWLRRDLIAPIPRFEPLLVETWTMRNASRFFETYVAAFSTRPRGTTDADASGWIAEYDSDPDFRPELSYLAMMEGRDAAFVTTFAGSPHPDTGYIGQIGTHPDFRRRGIAQRLLGLVMARFAVKHVPALDIHVGEDNPEAIRVYEGVGFVRQGRRGRYIKTP, encoded by the coding sequence ATGCTCCACATAGTTCGCCCATGGGAACAGATCGATAACGACGTATTAACGGTCTTTTATGCCGACTGCGCCGCACACGACGGCATACTTGCCGTCCCGCCCCCCCCTTTTTCGGAACTGATTGATCAGCTAAGCGTGCGGACGGTCTGCCTTACCACAGAGGGCGGGACGATATGCGCCGCTGGCTATGCCCGCGTTGGGGAGACAACGGCGACACTCTTTGGGGCGGTGCATCCCACCTGGCGCAAACGGGGCTTAGGGCGGGCATTGATCGCCGCCCTTGAAGATGCCGCCCAACGCCCGATGCTCCATGTGCGTTCGGAGGCGCTTCACCCTGATGCCGAAAGGCTGTTCGCCGCCTGCGGCTATCGCAAAGATTTCAGCGAGTTTTGGCTGCGCCGAGACCTCATCGCGCCGATCCCACGCTTTGAACCGCTGCTTGTCGAAACATGGACAATGCGCAACGCCTCCCGCTTTTTTGAAACCTATGTTGCCGCCTTTAGCACACGTCCGCGTGGGACAACCGATGCCGATGCCAGCGGCTGGATCGCGGAATATGACAGCGACCCCGATTTTCGCCCCGAATTGTCTTACCTTGCCATGATGGAAGGGCGCGATGCCGCTTTTGTTACCACCTTTGCTGGTAGCCCCCACCCCGACACGGGCTACATTGGGCAGATCGGAACGCACCCCGATTTTCGCAGGCGGGGCATTGCTCAGCGGCTTTTGGGCTTGGTTATGGCACGCTTCGCTGTCAAGCATGTCCCCGCCCTCGACATCCACGTTGGGGAGGACAACCCAGAGGCGATCCGCGTCTATGAGGGGGTGGGTTTTGTCCGGCAGGGGCGGCGCGGGCGCTATATCAAAACGCCGTAA
- a CDS encoding peptide ABC transporter substrate-binding protein: MRKFHLKGLLPVLALVAIALAPVGTLSAAVAAPENVVVIASPMAQATEPVTIYGATTAQINSLDPQYAEDSVSIPPVENLFLGLTDLDPKTTAVRPEAASKWEVNEAGDTWTFTLRDDIPWVRYNPATKETTEIRKVTAQDFEYGIKRACNPNTTSYYASVVAAMIEGCDTARAIDPAAFKPEDLDQVGVKSLSDTQLEVKTKGPLGFFLSASGMWVLRATPKEAIEEFGDRWTEPGNIITNGPFVLAEWDKPVNRVFLKNTLYPEAVNDNYGGNIERVSTIVVGDGGSIWSLYQNSEIESSGVPAAELQRVRGDAELSKELRQTSDLAVFYFGFMFDKAPFDNVHVRRAFSAALDRKAFVSETQQDQGVPMAHFMPPGIRGAVPINEVGIGQPDTPGFDAAFAKSEMEAGGFPNCEGFPEVNIAVYQGASDWAQFLQNAVQTNLGCDPSKIIIEEVEFGVLLSTIKRATPVAQRPHMFTLGWGPDYPDAHNWIHDVLSCNADNPFNRPCDEALDGKIDAAATETDPLKREQMYRELEEAFFGADGVFPIAPLFLNINIFMVKPWYTGFFETDGLFGGPHWNSRKVDQAAQLAARGN, from the coding sequence ATGCGTAAGTTTCATTTGAAGGGGCTGCTGCCCGTTCTCGCGTTGGTGGCGATTGCTCTCGCTCCCGTTGGGACGCTCTCAGCCGCCGTTGCCGCCCCTGAAAACGTTGTTGTGATCGCCAGCCCGATGGCACAGGCAACCGAGCCTGTCACCATCTACGGCGCGACCACCGCTCAAATTAACAGCCTTGACCCCCAATACGCCGAAGATTCCGTTTCCATCCCGCCAGTGGAAAATCTGTTCCTCGGTCTGACCGATCTCGACCCTAAGACGACGGCTGTCCGCCCCGAAGCGGCGTCGAAGTGGGAAGTGAACGAGGCAGGCGACACCTGGACGTTCACCCTCCGCGATGACATCCCATGGGTCCGTTACAACCCCGCCACGAAGGAAACCACCGAAATCCGCAAGGTGACGGCGCAAGACTTCGAGTACGGGATCAAGCGTGCCTGCAACCCCAACACAACCTCCTACTACGCCTCCGTTGTGGCGGCAATGATCGAGGGCTGTGATACGGCACGTGCCATTGACCCTGCTGCCTTCAAGCCCGAAGACCTTGATCAGGTTGGCGTGAAGTCGCTTAGCGATACCCAGTTGGAAGTCAAGACGAAGGGACCCTTGGGTTTCTTCCTCAGCGCCAGTGGTATGTGGGTACTGCGTGCCACCCCGAAGGAAGCCATTGAAGAATTCGGTGATCGCTGGACAGAGCCGGGCAACATTATCACGAATGGTCCGTTCGTCCTTGCCGAATGGGACAAGCCGGTCAACCGTGTATTCCTCAAGAACACCCTCTATCCCGAAGCCGTCAATGACAACTACGGTGGCAACATCGAGCGTGTCAGCACGATTGTCGTCGGTGATGGTGGGTCGATCTGGAGTCTCTACCAGAACAGCGAAATCGAGTCCTCTGGCGTTCCTGCGGCTGAACTTCAGCGCGTGCGTGGCGATGCCGAACTGAGCAAAGAACTGCGCCAGACGAGCGACCTTGCCGTGTTCTACTTTGGGTTCATGTTCGATAAAGCGCCGTTCGATAACGTCCATGTTCGCCGCGCCTTCAGCGCCGCGCTGGATCGCAAGGCGTTTGTGAGCGAAACCCAGCAAGATCAGGGTGTGCCAATGGCGCACTTCATGCCCCCCGGTATTCGCGGCGCAGTGCCGATCAACGAGGTTGGTATTGGGCAGCCCGATACCCCCGGCTTTGATGCTGCTTTTGCCAAGAGCGAGATGGAGGCAGGCGGCTTCCCGAACTGCGAAGGCTTCCCCGAAGTCAATATCGCCGTATATCAGGGCGCCAGCGATTGGGCGCAGTTCCTCCAGAACGCTGTCCAAACGAACCTCGGCTGTGATCCTTCCAAGATCATCATTGAGGAAGTTGAATTCGGCGTCCTGCTCAGCACCATCAAACGGGCAACCCCCGTTGCGCAGCGCCCGCACATGTTCACCCTCGGTTGGGGACCGGACTACCCGGATGCCCACAACTGGATTCATGACGTGCTAAGCTGCAATGCCGATAACCCCTTCAACCGCCCCTGTGACGAGGCGCTTGATGGCAAGATCGACGCCGCCGCAACGGAAACCGATCCGTTGAAGCGTGAGCAGATGTACCGTGAATTGGAAGAAGCCTTCTTTGGCGCAGACGGGGTGTTCCCCATCGCGCCGTTGTTCTTGAACATCAATATCTTCATGGTCAAGCCATGGTACACGGGCTTCTTCGAGACCGACGGTCTCTTTGGCGGTCCGCACTGGAACAGCCGGAAGGTTGACCAAGCCGCACAGCTTGCTGCTCGCGGGAACTAG
- a CDS encoding DUF554 domain-containing protein: MTGTFLNLITIILGSLVGLLIGNRLTEKMQESVMMGLGCVTLTIGVQNAMGSGNIILPVLAIAVGAIVGEALDLDGALKRFGGWLQSRVAAMGVSESAADITKADQGRIRFITGFVTASLLFCIGPMAVLGSIQNGIDVNEVRLLAIKSTLDLFASAALASTLGIGVMFSIIPTLLLQGGFSVVGMFIARAAAAGTAATIGLSRTNPYLVELSATGGLVLIALAFILMNMKQSRVANFLPALVIAPLLVGLAALLNIAIYPPPIP, translated from the coding sequence GTGACTGGCACATTCCTCAATCTGATCACGATCATTTTAGGCAGCCTCGTCGGGCTTTTGATAGGCAACCGGCTGACGGAGAAAATGCAAGAATCAGTGATGATGGGCTTGGGCTGCGTCACCTTGACCATTGGCGTCCAAAATGCGATGGGCAGCGGCAACATTATCCTTCCGGTGCTGGCAATCGCTGTGGGGGCAATCGTGGGCGAGGCACTCGATCTCGATGGGGCGTTAAAGCGCTTCGGCGGCTGGTTGCAGAGTCGCGTCGCCGCGATGGGCGTTTCGGAGAGCGCTGCTGACATAACCAAAGCCGATCAGGGGCGGATACGCTTCATCACCGGCTTTGTCACCGCCAGCTTACTGTTCTGCATCGGACCGATGGCGGTGTTGGGGTCGATCCAAAACGGTATTGATGTGAACGAAGTCCGCCTGTTGGCGATCAAATCGACGCTCGATCTCTTTGCATCGGCGGCGTTGGCGTCCACCTTAGGGATAGGCGTCATGTTCTCGATTATTCCCACCCTTCTGTTGCAAGGTGGCTTTTCTGTGGTGGGGATGTTCATTGCGCGGGCAGCAGCGGCAGGAACAGCGGCAACTATCGGCTTATCGCGCACGAATCCCTACCTTGTTGAACTCTCGGCAACGGGTGGTTTGGTGTTGATTGCCCTCGCCTTCATCTTGATGAATATGAAACAATCGCGGGTGGCAAATTTCCTTCCTGCGCTGGTCATTGCGCCCTTGCTGGTGGGCTTAGCCGCGCTGCTGAATATCGCCATTTACCCCCCGCCCATTCCCTAA
- a CDS encoding MOSC domain-containing protein: protein MHLLSVNLGTPQPMNRGGKVEIITGIYKHTTPNPVQINALGLEGDNVMNKKHHGGPDQAVYVYGDIDYAWWGTQLGHDLEPGMFGDNLTISGLESAPLHIGDRLHVGEVILEITSPRIPCVTLATRMGDPTFVKRFRAAERPGLYCRVIQTGCVQAGDAVRLEPYTGDVLITAGEMFRLYYENPISEGELRRLLAAPIAIRARTENEEKLAEILAG from the coding sequence ATGCACCTTCTCAGCGTGAATCTTGGTACGCCGCAGCCCATGAACCGAGGCGGTAAGGTTGAAATCATCACCGGAATCTACAAACACACCACGCCCAATCCCGTTCAGATCAACGCATTGGGCTTGGAGGGGGACAACGTGATGAACAAAAAACATCACGGCGGACCGGATCAGGCGGTGTATGTCTATGGTGACATCGATTATGCGTGGTGGGGGACACAGTTGGGGCATGATCTTGAGCCGGGGATGTTCGGGGATAACCTCACTATCAGTGGGTTGGAATCTGCCCCACTACACATTGGAGATCGCCTCCATGTAGGAGAGGTTATCTTGGAAATCACCTCGCCGCGCATCCCCTGTGTAACATTGGCAACGCGGATGGGCGATCCCACCTTTGTGAAGCGCTTTCGGGCGGCGGAACGTCCGGGCTTGTACTGCCGCGTGATTCAGACCGGGTGCGTCCAAGCCGGTGATGCGGTGCGCCTTGAACCCTATACGGGTGATGTGTTGATCACAGCGGGTGAGATGTTCCGTCTGTACTACGAGAATCCGATCAGCGAAGGCGAACTGCGCCGGCTGCTTGCCGCGCCGATTGCCATTCGCGCCCGGACAGAAAATGAGGAAAAACTTGCCGAAATCCTCGCTGGCTAA
- the greA gene encoding transcription elongation factor GreA: MSDVQYLTEEGAAELRRELDELKTVKRPELAAKLKEAISQGDLSENADYQDAKEQQAFLEGRINHLEELLRAATIISNDKTRGKTIQVGSEVTVQEGNDPPETYIIVGAAEANPREGRISNESPLGKSLLGKKQGNKVKVETPSGVVTFVIKAIK; the protein is encoded by the coding sequence ATGAGCGATGTTCAATACCTCACCGAGGAAGGCGCGGCTGAACTGCGCCGTGAACTTGATGAGTTAAAAACGGTAAAGCGCCCCGAACTTGCCGCCAAATTAAAAGAGGCGATCTCGCAGGGCGACCTTTCTGAAAACGCCGATTACCAAGATGCCAAAGAGCAGCAGGCATTCCTCGAAGGGCGCATCAATCACCTTGAGGAACTTCTGCGGGCGGCAACGATCATCAGCAATGACAAAACAAGGGGCAAGACGATCCAAGTTGGCAGCGAAGTGACCGTTCAGGAAGGGAACGACCCCCCAGAAACCTACATTATCGTCGGTGCGGCGGAGGCAAACCCCCGCGAGGGGAGAATTTCTAACGAAAGCCCGTTGGGAAAATCTCTCTTAGGCAAGAAACAAGGGAACAAGGTGAAGGTGGAAACCCCCAGTGGGGTGGTCACCTTTGTCATTAAAGCCATTAAATAG
- a CDS encoding PmoA family protein: protein MGMGRAVRVVSEGSSLHLYSERADRFGPDGLMLTYQTAPPMPAVHAPRPYIHPLYSPRGVLLTEDAPPDHPWHRGLSMTFVDVSGVNFWGGHTYLQDHGYVLLANHGRVDLLNQTVRLQGEGSGAAFHETWAWRNATGDVLLTEARRWEVSIPLLDQPILVITIFSRFTNSTAHPLRFGSPWTQGRAGVGYGGLFWRLPAALTGGTFNAQSEAEVLSAPDPYGVDKMHYHLAGRLDLHWEARQFLPEQIRATAWFVRQKDYLGICAAFPYERHYDLLPRERLYFWHTLSMSDVYCSTLTG, encoded by the coding sequence GTGGGAATGGGGCGTGCGGTGAGGGTTGTCTCAGAGGGCAGTAGTCTGCACCTCTACAGCGAACGTGCCGATAGATTCGGTCCTGATGGGTTGATGCTGACCTATCAGACCGCCCCCCCCATGCCTGCCGTCCATGCGCCGCGCCCCTACATCCACCCCCTGTATTCGCCACGCGGCGTTCTGCTCACCGAGGACGCCCCGCCCGATCACCCCTGGCATCGGGGCTTATCGATGACCTTTGTCGATGTGTCCGGGGTGAATTTCTGGGGTGGGCATACCTATCTTCAGGATCACGGTTATGTGCTGCTGGCGAATCACGGGCGAGTGGATCTGCTCAACCAAACCGTGCGTCTTCAAGGGGAGGGCAGCGGCGCTGCCTTTCATGAAACGTGGGCGTGGCGGAACGCTACCGGAGACGTGCTGCTGACGGAGGCGCGGCGGTGGGAGGTTTCTATTCCCCTCTTAGACCAACCAATACTCGTGATCACCATTTTCTCAAGATTCACAAACAGCACCGCGCATCCCTTACGGTTCGGCTCGCCCTGGACACAAGGGCGGGCGGGCGTGGGCTATGGCGGGTTATTTTGGCGCTTGCCCGCCGCGCTCACAGGGGGGACGTTTAATGCCCAGAGCGAAGCGGAGGTACTGAGCGCCCCCGATCCGTATGGGGTGGATAAGATGCATTACCACCTTGCTGGACGGCTTGACCTTCATTGGGAGGCGCGGCAGTTCCTGCCAGAGCAGATTCGGGCGACGGCATGGTTTGTCCGTCAGAAGGACTACCTCGGCATATGCGCCGCCTTTCCTTATGAGCGGCACTACGACCTCTTGCCGAGGGAGCGGCTTTACTTCTGGCATACGCTGAGCATGAGCGATGTTTATTGCAGTACCCTCACTGGTTGA
- a CDS encoding homoserine kinase, with protein MSLYDDLPRRVEVRAPATIANLGIGFDVLGMAFEQPFDTIYAERTETPGVLINDIRGDGGRLPRESAKNTAGIAAQAMLNALNIADQGVCLTIEKGLPLASGLGSSAASAAGGAVAVNALFGGRGDVGMVIAAAVEGEAVVSGRHVDNVAPAVIGGLVLVTGLEASQLFALPVPPTLWATICTPDVAVPTKEARAVLPREVSLATMVHQTGGLGLFIHALYRSDVALMGRAMMYDQVVEPAREHLIPGLGAVRVAAAERGALATVISGSGPTICSFTESKSAAERVMEGMFQVYYGMGIGFSAQVTRPAAAGTTWRVIA; from the coding sequence ATGAGTCTCTATGATGATCTGCCGCGCCGGGTGGAAGTTCGCGCTCCGGCGACCATTGCCAATTTGGGCATTGGCTTCGATGTCTTGGGCATGGCGTTTGAACAGCCCTTTGACACCATCTATGCCGAGCGAACGGAAACTCCCGGCGTCCTGATTAACGACATTCGCGGTGATGGCGGGCGTCTCCCCCGCGAATCAGCAAAGAACACAGCGGGTATTGCAGCACAGGCAATGTTGAATGCCTTGAATATTGCCGATCAGGGCGTCTGCCTGACGATAGAAAAGGGGCTGCCCCTTGCCAGCGGCTTGGGCAGCAGCGCGGCGAGTGCGGCGGGCGGGGCGGTGGCGGTCAATGCCCTCTTTGGCGGGCGGGGAGATGTGGGGATGGTCATTGCGGCGGCGGTGGAGGGGGAAGCCGTTGTCAGCGGACGCCATGTCGATAATGTTGCCCCAGCGGTCATCGGCGGACTCGTCCTCGTCACCGGATTGGAGGCGAGCCAGTTGTTCGCCCTGCCTGTGCCGCCTACACTATGGGCAACAATCTGTACCCCCGATGTTGCCGTCCCCACAAAAGAGGCGCGTGCTGTCCTCCCCCGTGAGGTGTCCCTTGCTACGATGGTGCATCAAACGGGCGGGCTAGGGCTGTTCATCCATGCCCTCTATCGCAGTGATGTGGCGCTTATGGGACGGGCGATGATGTACGATCAGGTCGTTGAACCCGCCCGTGAACACCTGATCCCTGGGTTAGGGGCAGTGCGAGTAGCGGCAGCGGAACGCGGCGCATTAGCAACGGTGATCAGCGGGTCGGGCCCAACGATCTGTTCCTTCACCGAATCGAAGTCCGCCGCCGAGCGCGTCATGGAGGGGATGTTTCAGGTCTATTATGGGATGGGCATAGGCTTCAGCGCCCAAGTGACCCGTCCGGCGGCAGCGGGAACGACATGGCGGGTGATCGCCTAA